The window GCAGTGAAGCGAACTGCGTAATCAATGTCGGATTGCGGATTGGGTACCTTCTCGAGTATGGCGTCTTCGGGATTGTCCGGCAACTTTGTCTCGCTGCCCAACTGGGTGAGGTTTTTATAAATATCCTGATTGGACATGATGTATTCCTTCATGAAATTTCCGGTCTAAACGCCACGTTTGTTACCCCAGAGCAGCACATGCAATTGGGGTAGAATGCGCGGGGCGAACCAGCCATCATTCAATGTCTTGTCAACGAGCCATTCCATCCGGTCCAGTATACCCTGCATGTCGATGCGAGCGTCCGGTTCATCCGGTGGAGGAGGTGTGTGGTTGCCGGGCTGAATGTAGAGAGGCAGGGATGAATAGCGATCCGCAACGCCTTTGGCCCAGCGATAATCCTCATCATCAAAGATGACGATTTTCATTGCTGTTCTGGCTTGCTGGGCTGCCCTCACACAGGCTTCAAATGCATCCCAATCCACAACCTGATCAGAGGAAGGTGGCTTCGGGCTTAGGATCAGAAGATCGAGATCTTTGAACCAGTCTTGGGTGATGGAGCCTTGGGTCTCCAAAGCGAAGCGATAGCCTTGCTTCTTGCCCATTTCAATTAATGGACCAAAATCTTGGATCGCCGGATTCCCCCCAGACAGAGATACGGTCAAAGGTTTTCCCTTGGAGAGCTTAATGATTTTCTCGAAAATCTCATATGCGTCCATTGGTAACCAATCAGCGCGATAGTCCGAATCCACTGCATGCAAACTGTCACACCAGGAACAACGATAATCGCAGCCACCAGTACGCACAAAAACGGTTGGTTCCCCAATCAGAGCGCCTTCACCTTGAATGGTAGGACCGAAGATTTCGGAGACACGAATCTTGCTCATGCGTCATCACCATTGCTGATGACAGGACGATATTCTGCCCATGTCTTTGGTGTCTCGCTAACGCGCATGGCGCTGACTTGAGGCCAGCGCGCTTTTGCCCAATCAAAAAGATGCTTGGCGAGCAGCTCGGATGTCACCATGTCATGGCCGAGTACATCATTGAGATGCCGATGATCCAGATGGTCATCGATATAGGCCTTCAGGGGTGAGAGCTCACGATAATCCAGCACAAAGCCATGTTCATTGTGATCAGGAGAGGATAGCTCGATCTCGGCAATATAGTTATGACCATGCAGTCGCGCGCATGGATGATCATCCGGCAGACCACAAAGTTGATGGCTTGCCGAAAAATGAAACTCTTTTGTGATGCGAAACATCAGGCGGATGTCTCCTGCTTGGGGGCTGCATCCAAAGCCGATTTCCAGAAATCCGCGTCGAGATATTCGGTTGGATCTTCAATTCCGGCGACAAAGAAGGCTTCCCGTCGCTCTACACAGGTGCCGCATCGCCCACAATGTGCATCACCACCCTTGTAACAAGACCAGGTCAGTTCAAAGGGCGTTTCGTACTTCGCCCCTTCTGTGACAATGGCGGATTTTGGCTTATGTACGAACGGAGAATAGAGCGAAACGCTGGCATATCCGTCCAAGGCTTTCTTTTGCATATCTTCGAAGGCTTGCACGAAATCGGGACGGCAGTCGGGATAGATGAAGTGATCTCCACCATGCACTGCAGTGGCGACCGCATCGGCGCCCTTTGCAGCTGCAATGCCGAAAGCAATAGACAGCATGATGGCATTGCGGTTGGGCACCACAGTTGTCTTCATGCTGCCTTCTTCATAATGCCCTTCGGGCACATCAATATCATCAGTGAGGGCAGAGCCGCTCAAATGTTTTCCCATTGCACTCATGTCAATGAGATCGAAAGGGACGCCAAGTCGTTTGGCGCATTGCTCGGCATAATCAAGCTCACATTTGTGACGCTGGCCATAATCAAAGGAGATCAGGCCAACAAGCTCCTGTTCCGCAGCCACTTTATGGGCAAGCGAAACGGAGTCCAGTCCGCCAGAGCAGACAACGAGGACTTTCATGTCAGGGTTCCTTGTTTTAGCAAACCGGGTAGGCTGCGACCGGTTGTTCAGATCATCTGAACGGCCCTCCCCATAACAGTCGTGAGGGCAGAGGAAAAGATGGAAAATTGAAAATTGGAACAGTTTTTTGAGCGTGTTACTGAAAAGGGTGTGCGGTTTTCGAAAAGTATATGTTTGGAAACAATGCTCTAGCGCACAATGGTCAGTTCTTCAGCTGCTCGGGTTACGCCTGTATAGAGCCAGCGCTGGCGATGCTCACGAAAAGCCCAGCTTTCATCAAACAGCATGACTTTGTCCCATTGCGACCCCTGTGCTTTATGCACGGTCAGCGCGTAACCATAGTCAAAGCTGTCACCACGCTTGCGAACAGACCATGGCAACTCGCCTTCATGCTCTTCAAACAAAGCCTTGGGCAATTTCAGTTTCACTCGACCAGATAGTTCATGACCACCTTCTGGGGAAACCCGCAATTTGATTTCTTTGCCAGTGCGAGATGTAATCTTGTCGACGATCCAGATGCCACCATTGAGCAAGCCCTTCTGATGATTGTTACGAAGGCAAACCAGCTTGTCGCCAACCAGGGGATAGTCGCCCTCAAAAGCACGCAGCTCGCGCAGGCGCTTGTTGTAATTGTGCCGTGTCTTGTTTCTGCCGACCAGAACCTGATCAGCTTCCAGCACATCATCTGTATCCAATTGACGTTTTGAGATGACTTTCACCGAGCCAAAATCACCAAAGTCGATATCCTTGCCTTCGCGCACATCCTGCGCCAGACGGATAATGGGATTGTCCTCTGCTTGTCGGTGAATCTCGGTCAGCATGACAT is drawn from Cohaesibacter gelatinilyticus and contains these coding sequences:
- the queC gene encoding 7-cyano-7-deazaguanine synthase QueC, yielding MKVLVVCSGGLDSVSLAHKVAAEQELVGLISFDYGQRHKCELDYAEQCAKRLGVPFDLIDMSAMGKHLSGSALTDDIDVPEGHYEEGSMKTTVVPNRNAIMLSIAFGIAAAKGADAVATAVHGGDHFIYPDCRPDFVQAFEDMQKKALDGYASVSLYSPFVHKPKSAIVTEGAKYETPFELTWSCYKGGDAHCGRCGTCVERREAFFVAGIEDPTEYLDADFWKSALDAAPKQETSA
- the queE gene encoding 7-carboxy-7-deazaguanine synthase QueE, which gives rise to MSKIRVSEIFGPTIQGEGALIGEPTVFVRTGGCDYRCSWCDSLHAVDSDYRADWLPMDAYEIFEKIIKLSKGKPLTVSLSGGNPAIQDFGPLIEMGKKQGYRFALETQGSITQDWFKDLDLLILSPKPPSSDQVVDWDAFEACVRAAQQARTAMKIVIFDDEDYRWAKGVADRYSSLPLYIQPGNHTPPPPDEPDARIDMQGILDRMEWLVDKTLNDGWFAPRILPQLHVLLWGNKRGV
- a CDS encoding 6-pyruvoyl trahydropterin synthase family protein — protein: MFRITKEFHFSASHQLCGLPDDHPCARLHGHNYIAEIELSSPDHNEHGFVLDYRELSPLKAYIDDHLDHRHLNDVLGHDMVTSELLAKHLFDWAKARWPQVSAMRVSETPKTWAEYRPVISNGDDA
- a CDS encoding ATP-dependent DNA helicase, with translation MDWSTQQDNALQAVSDWIKEGEPQIFRLFGYAGTGKTTLAKHLAEHVDGEVLFGAFTGKAAQVLRQKGCYGASTIHAMIYRPDDKESEEDVPAFVINRDSPAHDADLIVIDECSMVDEVLGSDLLSFGKPVLVLGDPAQLPPVSGGGFFTEAEPDVMLTEIHRQAEDNPIIRLAQDVREGKDIDFGDFGSVKVISKRQLDTDDVLEADQVLVGRNKTRHNYNKRLRELRAFEGDYPLVGDKLVCLRNNHQKGLLNGGIWIVDKITSRTGKEIKLRVSPEGGHELSGRVKLKLPKALFEEHEGELPWSVRKRGDSFDYGYALTVHKAQGSQWDKVMLFDESWAFREHRQRWLYTGVTRAAEELTIVR